A genome region from Chiroxiphia lanceolata isolate bChiLan1 chromosome 5, bChiLan1.pri, whole genome shotgun sequence includes the following:
- the CDPF1 gene encoding cysteine-rich DPF motif domain-containing protein 1 — protein sequence MDAPKEAQPTGEFECQLCGLTAPYTYYGPRPPNSRSVVLLEEAYVMKDPFTPDKDKFLILGSHCSLCSRSVCVGTECSLFYSKRFCLPCVKENIKAFPLEIQEDMDKRKPQQKSSKKTHTKHKS from the exons ATGGATGCTCCTAAAGAAGCTCAGCCTACAGGAGAGTTCGAGTGTCAGCTCTGTGGGTTAACAGCTCCCTACACGTACTACGGGCCGAGGCCGCCAAACTCACGCTCTGTCGT GCTTTTGGAAGAAGCCTATGTCATGAAGGATCCTTTCACCCCTGACAAGGACAAATTCCTCATCCTTGGCTCTCATTGCAGTTTGTGTAGCAGATCAGTGTGTGTTGGTACA gaaTGTAGTCTGTTCTACTCCAAAAGGTTCTGTCTCCCCTGTGTGAAGGAAAACATAAAGgcctttcctttggaaatacAAGAAGACATGGATAAAAGGAAGCCCCAGCAGAAATCCTCCAAAAAAACACATACCAAACATAAATCCTGA
- the PKDREJ gene encoding polycystic kidney disease and receptor for egg jelly-related protein, whose protein sequence is MAAHLLLLLQLLACCPRGSGASRPRLQPSPLRVSCPGPHGRVSQRQDNEHRVSCLWNSTVTLRYGPAPRARPEVEWTEEQPPPPPLCFWYLDSACVRNTSSWSGQVVLQAGHAPPPGASSLLTVQCSSASCAAPECFHHNVSIEISVQDVRLFVLWPQTRLIRVWQPVELGWCARLKSARWQYRFSSGGGSPSTLLLPSGEYQDTPPPAIYPTAELQQTCATYHSYRLTVRYGNHGIHVASVTIEQMPQISLSLSLKVEPDLLHVLSIGSKLLSVSQQPLSLSWRLQPLTMSILAYRLVDTQAIGGWLRSYSSFMTPSNFCAISTPQSKSEIVVASVYFHVDGKRFEELSGELHLLNGTLILTAGRETPTHINLHPGKTNSSTYIFRYSQGTFYTSKENNSPVSTDCPNTRTVFYQHKELSYLLTIEFVTFQGYKFNMYLYMNQKRALFRSLAERDLEVHVFSSRPSFLQNFTYLVWFIPTQHPMLQCEWTFHLQLLGTQKDHIVQNSTYTYSDHVKNATRFVRRSALPFDAENYTGFVAKVNCTGSAPTPALLRVRVNNYTEKTIEAPVVCQEKKCRITLVWIQRTDRRAIILYRKRGESFYLFVRLLVECQTAISVKPFWRIYPVRDTKTAPDWSKPMNSSAFFGIEMIHLTVPSNTLDYGLYLFYFTVEVMPMTTREILRGQDRIYVQIERANLMANISGGEFRMVGFSESWTLDGSASSDPDSQEGSISFTWYCTRDLRDYNTMKFRPENKCHPSQRDLHWLTPSGPIQRMAPESLPGRSIYYFRLVIQKGRRISHADQVVEVAAGPPLRLNVACIENCGSTLIPTERFALSGKCLNCKPINKPVYYWSLLSGSGREISFDWSSKTSTGRSGAYMSIHALTFTRATPPSYTLHLRVSTWDGRTSEYSRKFRVNTPPRAGRCSLNPRRGIAFLTKFVVKCKGFSGSNLPLTYKVIVASNVPETTKVTSVVENTFGIILYFGSEPKSPLSFLPPGAPSHRYTLTIYVQVRDSLGAFTQVTLHTSIRKPANPQLLPAVFHELLASASSLSTAGPKAGDNLRAGYLAYLAASILNYVKTVPTPQLPQAKLRETLIKTALNISVKSIMGVNQVVAVLAAVTEEVDEVNIRSQGLAIAKLREATGILKIERNQIHWSEEAEIQTSGILRCLSNILRSDLTDLKNVSADGIEQVLSIMEGVTEVAFRGKVPGEIETLMETKDWNITLKKDEAWNTANAFPTSDTCRNCFYPTLKKGNVSGFAQDTVFSTAIFEFDKTPFPWLGYTAEIRTMVLGFKMAETKANGDLVGIVPERADVFLARKGNGSTTFPLIMGPDTTESYTTGGFRFEVSKNTTSIYFQITTKLKATFKVKIFTGANVTQAQPTALFTASHNMSTVASGNETASAECSIKGPYIVCLPKSLLTAIAQANGTDRQNISIVLETHYVVRYPNRRLVGIYVFNDRCLFLDGVGSPWSRDTCKVGSKTDWQKVHCACDTVQKLRSVSAQTATNIKFLAAKVVVLPNTVDLGRNLIAHIPRNPLTLITVASIFAVYFLLCIWAIIKDRAEKEIKYIMVLPDNSPSDEGSYLVTLYTGSRCNAGTKAAVALQLIGEDGKSKFRCLWHHPSPAFQRGSTDCFLITTKKDLGDIHSFRVRLNNDGSSPSWFLSRAEIENTSTRKAWSFMCRKWLSCAKDDPPQEWKFSVTDPRTPLPRIDYFLINFNKRMIDYHLWFSIFAPTVTGAFTRFQRLSTCLAVILFNLLVNIMFFNADKIEESPIYLRYLRSIAVGIECALLTIPVEMLIIALFKYSQKEPTPVVTKMYPEAKPEFWNNCVLPEKVANVIETEEQMTDAKSPPGATSSRRRSKSSSYAGGSIFLKRRKSLSSTIRELRKTPATEPVLWWWCVPVSWALVVVITTLSSFFIVLYGLSYGYQTSREWLIASGASFLQNVFLHSILKSVLFSALSTTRPRYCEDITWVTQEKHVEINAAEGAKRAGEKTGAR, encoded by the coding sequence ATGGCCGCGCACCTCCTgttgctcctgcagctgctcgCCTGCTGCCCCCGGGGCTCGGGGGCGTCCCGTCCCCGTCTCCAGCCATCCCCCCTGCGGGTCAGCTGCCCGGGCCCTCACGGCCGAGTCTCCCAGCGGCAGGACAATGAGCACAGGGTCTCGTGCCTGTGGAACAGCACCGTGACCCTGCGTTACGGGCCCGCCCCGAGAGCAAGGCCGGAGGTAGAGTGGACAGAGGAGCAGCCGCCACCCCCACCTCTCTGCTTCTGGTACCTGGACTCGGCCTGTGTGAGGAACACCTCGAGCTGGTCAGGCCAGgtggtgctgcaggcaggacacGCTCCTCCGCCCGGGGCCTCCAGCCTCCTTACGGTGCAATGCTCCTCTGCTTCTTGCGCTGCACCCGAGTGCTTTCACCACAACGTGAGCATCGAGATCTCCGTGCAGGACGTGCGGCTGTTCGTGCTTTGGCCGCAGACACGTCTGATCCGCGTGTGGCAGCCGgtggagctgggctggtgtGCACGCCTCAAGAGTGCCCGCTGGCAGTACCGCTTCAGCAGCGGGGGAGGCAGCCCCTCgacccttctccttcccagcgGCGAGTACCAAGACACACCGCCACCCGCTATCTACCCAACAGCTGAGCTGCAACAGACCTGTGCCACCTACCACAGCTACCGCCTGACTGTGCGCTACGGAAACCACGGGATCCACGTTGCTTCGGTCACTATCGAGCAGATGCCTCAGATAAGCCTCAGCCTCTCCCTCAAGGTGGAGCCCGACTTGCTGCATGTCCTCAGCATTGGCTCCAAGCTCCTTAGTGTTTCTCAGCAGCCCCTTAGCTTGTCCTGGAGGCTTCAGCCCCTGACCATGAGCATACTTGCCTACAGACTGGTGGACACACAGGCTATAGGAGGTTGGCTCCGCTCCTACAGTTCCTTTATGACACCGAGCAACTTCTGTGCCATATCCACACCTCAGAGCAAGAGCGAGATAGTGGTGGCCAGTGTTTACTTTCATGTTGATGGAAAGAGGTTTGAGGAACTGTCAGGAGAACTGCACCTACTCAATGGTACTTTGATCCTAACTGCAGGCAGAGAAACTCCCACCCACATCAACCTTCACCCGGGGAAGACCAACAGCAGCACTTACATTTTCAGGTACAGCCAGGGAACATTTTACACatctaaagaaaacaacagcCCTGTTTCCACTGATTGCCCTAATACGCGCACTGTCTTCTACCAACACAAAGAGCTCTCCTACTTACTCACCATAGAGTTTGTGACCTTCCAGGGGTACAAGTTCAATATGTACCTTTATATGAATCAGAAGAGGGCTTTGTTTAGGTCTCTGGCAGAAAGAGACCTTGAAGTACATGTTTTCAGTAGCCGCCcttcttttctgcagaacttTACTTATTTAGTGTGGTTTATCCCCACCCAACATCCGATGCTGCAGTGTGAGTGGACCTTCCATCTGCAGCTCCTTGGAACACAAAAAGACCACATTGTCCAGAACAGCACATACACATACAGCGATCATGTAAAAAACGCCACACGTTTTGTCCGTCGCTCTGCTTTACCCTTTGACGCAGAGAATTACACGGGGTTTGTGGCAAAGGTGAACTGTACTGGCAGTGCACCTACACCGGCTCTTCTAAGAGTCAGAGTCAACAACTATACTGAAAAAACCATAGAAGCACCAGTGgtttgccaggaaaaaaagtgtagGATAACCTTGGTGTGGATTCAGAGAACTGATCGCAGAGCAATTATCCTGTACCGGAAAAGGGGAGAATCTTTTTACCTCTTTGTCAGATTGCTCGTAGAATGCCAGACTGCTATATCTGTGAAGCCCTTTTGGCGCATCTATCCTGTTAGGGACACAAAAACTGCACCGGACTGGTCAAAACCAATGAACAGTTCTGCCTTTTTTGGCATAGAAATGATACATTTAACTGTTCCCAGTAATACTTTAGATTATGGGTTGtatctgttttatttcactgttgaGGTAATGCCGATGACCACCAGAGAAATCCTCAGGGGGCAAGACAGAATTTATGTTCAGATCGAGAGAGCTAATCTAATGGCAAATATTTCAGGAGGTGAGTTCCGCATGGTGGGTTTTTCTGAAAGCTGGACTCTTGATGGCTCTGCATCCTCTGATCCTGATTCACAGGAAGGATCAATCTCATTTACTTGGTACTGCACTAGAGATTTGAGAGACTATAATACCATGAAATTCAGGCCAGAAAACAAATGCCATCCATCCCAGAGGGATTTGCACTGGTTAACACCCTCAGGTCCCATTCAAAGAATGGCACCAGAATCCCTCCCAGGAAGAAGCATATACTACTTTCGCCTAGTGATTCAAAAGGGCAGAAGGATAAGCCATGCTGATCAAGTGGTAGAGGTGGCGGCCGGCCCCCCACTCCGTCTGAACGTGGCATGCATTGAAAACTGTGGTAGCACTTTAATTCCAACGGAGAGATTTGCCTTGTCTGGTAAATGCTTAAACTGTAAACCAATCAACAAGCCAGTCTACTACTGGTCCCTTTTGTCAGGCAGCGGTAGAGAAATTAGCTTTGACTGGTCTTCCAAAACATCAACGGGGAGGTCTGGGGCTTACATGTCTATACATGCTCTGACTTTCACAAGGGCTACGCCTCCATCCTACACACTTCACTTAAGAGTAAGTACCTGGGATGGTAGGACCTCAGAGTACAGTAGAAAATTTAGGGTAAATACTCCTCCTCGGGCCGGCAGGTGTAGCTTGAACCCACGTCGGGGTATAGCCTTTCTGACAAAATTTGTGGTTAAATGCAAGGGATTTTCTGGCAGCAATTTACCTCTGACATATAAAGTGATAGTAGCTTCCAACGTACCCGAAACTACCAAAGTAACTTCTGTGGTGGAAAACACATTTGGCATAATTCTGTACTTTGGTTCTGAGCCTAAGAGTCCTCTATCTTTTCTCCCACCCGGAGCGCCCTCTCACAGGTACACCTTGACAATTTATGTTCAAGTCCGTGATTCCCTTGGGGCGTTTACCCAAGTGACTTTGCACACCTCCATCCGGAAGCCAGCAAACCCTCAATTACTCCCTGCTGTGTTTCATGAACTGCTGGCCTCAGCAAGCAGTTTAAGCACAGCTGGTCCAAAGGCTGGGGATAATCTTAGAGCTGGTTATTTGGCTTACCTGGCAGCCTCAATCTTAAACTATGTTAAAACCGTACCAactccccagctccctcaggctAAGCTTCGGGAAACCCTGATTAAAACAGCCCTGAATATTTCGGTTAAGAGCATTATGGGAGTCAATCAAGTAGTGGCTGTTCTTGCTGCAGTCACAGAGGAAGTTGATGAAGTGAACATTAGGTCACAAGGCCTCGCCATTGCAAAACTGAGAGAAGCAACAGGAATTCTGAAGATAGAGAGAAATCAGATCCATTGGTCTGAGGAAGCAGAAATTCAGACCAGTGGAATACTAAGATGCTTGTCCAACATCCTGAGATCTGATCTTACGGATCTCAAGAATGTCAGTGCAGATGGAATCGAACAAGTCTTGTCCATCATGGAAGGTGTAACAGAGGTAGCTTTCCGGGGCAAAGTCCCTGGAGAAATAGAAACTTTAATGGAAACGAAAGACTGGAATATCACTCTGAAGAAAGATGAAGCCTGGAACACTGCAAATGCTTTCCCTACCAGCGACACCTGCAGGAATTGCTTTTATCCAacactgaaaaaaggaaatgtttcaggATTTGCTCAGGATACTGTGTTTTCCACTGCCATATTTGAGTTTGATAAGACCCCCTTCCCTTGGTTAGGTTacacagcagaaatcagaacAATGGTCTTGGGGTTTAAAATGGCAGAGACTAAGGCTAATGGGGATCTAGTTGGGATCGTGCCTGAAAGAGCAGACGTTTTTCTTGCCAGGAAAGGTAATGGATCTACAACTTTTCCATTAATAATGGGACCCGATACGACAGAATCTTACACAACTGGAGGATTTCGTTTTGAGGTCAGCAAGAATACCACGAGCATATACTTCCAGATCACGACAAAACTAAAAGCTACTTTCAaggtgaaaatatttacaggtgCCAATGTCACTCAAGCTCAGCCCACAGCCTTGTTTACTGCTTCTCACAACATGTCAACAGTTGCCAGTGGAAATGAGACAGCCAGTGCTGAGTGTAGCATTAAGGGTCCCTATATTGTCTGTCTCCCAAAGTCACTGCTGACAGCCATAGCTCAGGCAAACGGCACAGACAGGCAGAACATCTCCATTGTCTTGGAGACACACTATGTTGTAAGGTACCCGAACCGGAGACTGGTGGGCATATACGTTTTTAATGACCGGTGCCTGTTTCTGGACGGGGTTGGAAGTCCGTGGAGCAGAGACACATGCAAGGTTGGCTCCAAGACCGACTGGCAGAAGGTACACTGTGCCTGCGACACGGTGCAGAAGCTCAGGAGCGTGTCGGCCCAAACTGCAACCAACATCAAGTTCCTGGCAGCCAAAGTAGTAGTTCTTCCCAACACAGTAGATCTAGGAAGAAACCTGATAGCACACATACCTAGAAACCCACTGACCCTCATAACAGTGGCCTCTATTTTTGCTGTCTACTTTCTTTTGTGCATCTGGGCCATAATAAAAGACAGAGCTGAGAAGGAGATCAAATACATTATGGTCCTGCCAGACAATAGCCCCTCTGATGAAGGGAGCTATTTGGTCACTCTGTACACAGGCAGTCGCTGCAACGCTGGAACCAAAGCAGCTGTCGCTCTGCAGCTCATCGGCGAGGATGGCAAGAGTAAATTCCGTTGTTTATGGCACCacccttctccagctttccagcGAGGAAGCACTGATTGCTTTCTGATAACCACTAAGAAAGACTTGGGAGACATTCATTCCTTCAGGGTCAGGCTTAATAACGATGGCTCATCTCCAAGCTGGTTCTTAAGCAGAGCTGAAATTGAGAACACATCCACCAGGAAGGCCTGGTCCTTTATGTGCAGAAAATGGCTTTCTTGTGCCAAGGACGATCCCCCACAAGAGTGGAAATTTTCTGTCACAGACCCCAGAACACCCCTACCCAGAATCGACTATTTTCTTATTAACTTTAACAAGAGGATGATAGACTACCATCTGTGGTTCTCAATTTTTGCTCCCACTGTCACTGGTGCTTTCACCAGATTCCAAAGGTTGTCTACGTGTTTAGCAGTGATATTATTCAACTTGCTTGTTAACATTATGTTCTTTAATGCTGATAAGATTGAAGAATCTCCAATATACCTGAGGTATTTGAGATCAATAGCAGTAGGAATTGAATGTGCTTTGCTTACAATCCCCGTGGAAATGCTAATAATTGCCTTATTTAAGTATTCCCAGAAGGAACCTACTCCTGTAGTGACTAAGATGTACCCAGAGGCCAAGCCTGAGTTCTGGAATAATTGCGTACTACCTGAAAAAGTTGCAAATGTCATTGAAACAGAGGAGCAGATGACTGATGCGAAATCCCCTCCAGGGGCTACATCCTCCCGGAGGAGGTCAAAGTCCAGTAGTTATGCAGGAGGGAGCATCTTTCTGAAGCGAAGGAAATCATTAAGCAGTACCATCAGGGAACTTCGTAAGACCCCGGCCACAGAGCCTGTTCTTTGGTGGTGGTGTGTGCCTGTCTCCTGGGCACTGGTTGTAGTTATAACTACCCTGTCCTCGTTTTTCATTGTGTTGTACGGCCTGTCCTATGGCTACCAGACCTCACGGGAGTGGCTTATTGCATCTGGAGCCTCCTTCCTTCAGAACGTGTTTCTCCATTCAATTTTGAAATCAGTGCTTTTCTCGGCTCTGAGTACAACGCGCCCAAGATATTGTGAAGACATCACCTGGGTTACCCAGGAAAAGCACGTGGAGATAAACGCGGCTGAAGGAGCTAAGAGAGCTGGTGAGAAGACAGGTGCACGTTAA